A portion of the Natronococcus sp. AD-5 genome contains these proteins:
- a CDS encoding MaoC family dehydratase, translated as MSSKPTPTDSADSVPSTERWANISQHVVNSYVEANNAFLAAMGLSDARESSDERSTTESPSVDEVAYGDAEWSIERSADTLEDLDVGDYVRFTKPVDETDVSAFAQISGDTNRLHLEESFAEETQFGGPIAHGTLVAGTISAALARFPGLTIYLSQDLEFQAPVEVGATVTADCEIVESLGGNRYRLRTTVRSDDETVIDGEAVVLIDEPPEE; from the coding sequence ATGAGTAGTAAGCCGACACCGACTGACTCCGCCGATTCCGTACCGAGTACCGAACGCTGGGCGAACATTTCTCAACACGTCGTCAACAGCTACGTCGAAGCCAACAACGCGTTCCTGGCGGCGATGGGACTGTCCGACGCTCGAGAGTCGAGCGACGAGCGCTCGACGACCGAATCGCCGTCCGTCGACGAAGTCGCGTACGGTGACGCCGAGTGGTCGATAGAACGCTCGGCCGACACGCTCGAGGATCTCGACGTCGGCGACTACGTCCGGTTCACCAAACCCGTCGACGAGACCGACGTCTCGGCGTTCGCCCAGATCTCCGGGGACACCAATCGGCTGCACTTGGAGGAGTCGTTCGCCGAGGAAACCCAGTTCGGTGGGCCGATCGCCCACGGGACGCTCGTCGCCGGCACCATCAGCGCGGCGCTGGCGCGCTTCCCGGGGCTGACGATCTATCTCTCGCAGGACCTCGAGTTCCAGGCGCCGGTCGAGGTCGGCGCGACGGTCACCGCCGACTGCGAGATCGTCGAGTCGCTCGGCGGCAATCGCTACCGGCTCCGGACGACGGTGCGTTCGGACGACGAGACGGTGATCGACGGCGAGGCGGTCGTCCTGATCGACGAGCCCCCCGAGGAGTAA
- a CDS encoding uracil-xanthine permease family protein: MTADESAATAEDPGRGIEYDIDDRPPLDESVVLGVQHYLTMVGANIAVPLLLADAMGMPPGVTAQFVGTFFVVSGIATLAQTTLGNRYPIVQGAPFSMLAPALAIVFVVTAGDAGPGTDWQAALVQLQGAIIVAATVQVALGYFGLVGKLRRFLSPVAIAPTIALIGLALFDAPQITGPDQSWWLLGLTLGLILLFSQYLEVKHRAFRLYPVILALVIAWLVAAALSALGALGTGHPGYVPLGDVADAQLLLPIHPFQWGTPEVTTAFVIGMIAGVLASIVESIGDYYAVANLTGAAAPSEKRINHGIGMEGLMNVFSGIMGTGGSTSYSENIGAIGLTGVASRYVVQIGAAIMLVVGFVGYFGQLIATIPDPIIGGLFVAMFGQIVAVGISNLKHVDLDSSRNVFIIGFAMFVGLAIPEYMANFGGPLEFRAAIDLAATIAPLLEADPIAGTALAGWIEAAAQAVADSVFIVGSTGMAVGGLAALLLDNTVPGTREERGLAQWERLAEDDSEFETFWQRWIGADRDRS, from the coding sequence ATGACTGCAGACGAGTCAGCCGCGACCGCGGAGGACCCCGGACGCGGTATCGAGTACGACATCGACGACCGACCGCCGCTGGACGAATCGGTCGTCCTCGGGGTACAACACTACCTCACGATGGTCGGGGCGAACATCGCAGTTCCCCTGCTGCTCGCCGATGCGATGGGAATGCCGCCCGGCGTCACCGCGCAGTTCGTCGGAACCTTCTTCGTCGTCTCCGGCATCGCGACGCTCGCCCAGACGACGCTCGGCAACCGGTATCCGATCGTCCAGGGGGCGCCGTTCTCGATGCTCGCACCCGCGCTCGCCATCGTCTTCGTCGTTACCGCCGGCGACGCGGGTCCGGGAACCGACTGGCAGGCCGCGCTCGTCCAGTTACAGGGGGCGATCATCGTCGCCGCGACCGTCCAGGTCGCGCTCGGCTACTTCGGCCTGGTCGGGAAGCTCCGGCGGTTCCTCTCGCCGGTCGCTATCGCACCGACGATCGCGCTGATCGGCCTGGCGCTGTTCGACGCCCCGCAGATCACCGGCCCCGACCAGAGCTGGTGGCTGCTCGGTCTGACGCTCGGGCTCATCCTCCTCTTCTCGCAGTACCTCGAGGTTAAACACAGGGCGTTCCGGCTCTACCCCGTGATTCTGGCGCTCGTCATCGCCTGGCTCGTCGCCGCGGCGCTCTCCGCACTGGGAGCGCTCGGCACCGGCCATCCGGGATACGTCCCCCTCGGAGACGTCGCGGACGCGCAACTCCTCCTGCCGATTCACCCGTTCCAGTGGGGAACGCCGGAGGTGACGACGGCGTTCGTCATCGGGATGATCGCCGGCGTGCTCGCCTCGATCGTCGAGAGCATCGGCGACTACTACGCGGTGGCGAACCTGACCGGCGCCGCGGCGCCGAGCGAGAAGCGGATCAACCACGGGATCGGGATGGAGGGGCTGATGAACGTCTTCTCCGGAATCATGGGCACCGGCGGCTCGACCTCCTACTCGGAGAACATCGGCGCCATCGGACTGACCGGCGTCGCCTCGCGGTACGTCGTCCAGATCGGCGCCGCCATCATGCTGGTCGTCGGCTTCGTCGGCTACTTCGGGCAACTCATCGCGACCATTCCCGATCCGATCATCGGCGGCCTCTTCGTCGCGATGTTCGGCCAGATCGTCGCGGTCGGCATCTCGAACCTGAAACACGTCGACTTAGACTCCTCGAGAAACGTATTCATCATCGGCTTCGCCATGTTCGTCGGGCTCGCCATCCCCGAGTACATGGCGAACTTCGGCGGCCCGCTCGAGTTCCGCGCGGCGATCGACCTCGCGGCGACGATCGCGCCGCTGCTCGAGGCGGATCCAATCGCGGGAACCGCCCTCGCCGGCTGGATCGAGGCCGCGGCCCAGGCCGTCGCGGACTCGGTCTTCATCGTCGGCTCGACGGGGATGGCCGTCGGCGGCCTGGCGGCCCTCCTGCTCGACAACACCGTCCCCGGCACGCGCGAGGAGCGCGGCCTCGCGCAGTGGGAACGCCTGGCCGAGGACGACTCGGAGTTCGAGACTTTCTGGCAGCGCTGGATCGGCGCCGACCGGGACCGCTCGTAA
- a CDS encoding alpha/beta fold hydrolase has product MAELPLENGALWYDARGDGPPLVFVHGGWMNGRAWRPQVERFAADYRTVTLDVRGHGRTGATDPDRYSIDLFTDDLEALLEHLDLERPILCGLSLGSMVVQRYLDRHPERAAGAILGGAVRSMPPVELPPGTKPFLSPLPGIAASLSMVGPETTFRSMLCSIRAATGEQWLSVDPRVRADAMEAVGDVSRAEFRKVFGALYRFEPPALTHVETPTLVVHGDQEAPPVKRQGREIAAEVDDGAWLELPGSGHLVNQDRPRAFNDAGASFLDRLSPT; this is encoded by the coding sequence ATGGCAGAACTCCCGCTCGAGAACGGCGCCCTCTGGTACGACGCTCGCGGCGACGGTCCGCCGCTGGTCTTCGTCCACGGCGGCTGGATGAACGGCCGCGCCTGGCGGCCGCAGGTCGAACGCTTCGCGGCCGACTACCGAACGGTCACGCTCGACGTCCGCGGGCACGGCCGAACCGGCGCGACCGATCCGGACCGGTACTCGATCGACCTCTTTACGGACGACCTCGAGGCGCTGCTCGAGCACCTCGACCTCGAGCGGCCGATCCTCTGCGGGCTCTCGCTGGGGTCGATGGTCGTCCAGCGGTACCTCGATCGGCACCCGGAGCGCGCGGCGGGCGCGATCCTCGGCGGGGCCGTCCGGTCGATGCCCCCCGTCGAACTGCCGCCGGGGACGAAGCCGTTCCTGTCGCCGCTGCCGGGGATCGCGGCGTCGCTATCGATGGTGGGTCCCGAGACGACGTTCCGATCGATGCTGTGTTCGATCCGGGCGGCGACCGGCGAGCAGTGGCTGTCGGTCGACCCCCGGGTTCGAGCGGACGCGATGGAAGCCGTCGGCGACGTTTCGCGAGCGGAGTTCCGGAAGGTGTTCGGCGCGCTCTACCGGTTCGAGCCGCCGGCGCTGACCCACGTCGAAACGCCGACGCTCGTCGTTCACGGCGACCAGGAAGCGCCGCCGGTCAAGCGACAGGGGCGCGAGATCGCCGCGGAGGTCGACGACGGCGCCTGGCTCGAGCTGCCCGGATCGGGGCACCTCGTCAATCAGGATCGGCCGCGGGCGTTCAACGACGCCGGCGCGTCGTTCCTCGATCGGCTCTCCCCGACGTAA
- a CDS encoding glucose 1-dehydrogenase, with amino-acid sequence MPATVVTGSSRGIGSAIARRFAADGYDVAVNYRSSEDAAERVADEIRDRGREAIVVGADVSDADAAARLVDAAADAFGGVDHVVNNAGIDQHVYTEALEPTDFDRVMDVNVNSAFNVTKAALLRLRESTDDPSVTNISSILAHTGAAIECHYASSKGALLSLTRSHARDFAPDVRVNAVAPGHVETDMTSDRTPEEKDEELARIPVDRYGQPADIADAVAYLRDATFVTGETLNVNGGELMQ; translated from the coding sequence ATGCCAGCCACAGTCGTGACGGGCTCCTCGAGGGGAATCGGCAGCGCGATCGCGCGTCGCTTCGCCGCCGACGGGTACGACGTCGCCGTGAACTATCGCTCGAGCGAGGACGCCGCCGAACGGGTCGCCGACGAGATCCGCGACCGCGGACGAGAGGCGATCGTCGTCGGCGCGGACGTCTCGGACGCCGACGCCGCCGCCCGACTGGTCGACGCCGCCGCCGACGCGTTCGGGGGCGTCGACCACGTCGTCAACAACGCCGGGATCGACCAGCACGTCTACACGGAAGCCCTCGAGCCGACCGACTTCGACCGGGTTATGGACGTCAACGTCAACTCCGCGTTCAACGTCACGAAGGCGGCGCTCCTCCGCCTTCGAGAGTCGACCGACGACCCCTCGGTGACGAACATCTCCTCGATTCTCGCCCACACCGGCGCGGCGATCGAGTGTCACTACGCCTCCTCGAAGGGAGCGCTGCTTTCGCTCACCCGGAGCCACGCGCGGGATTTCGCACCCGACGTCCGGGTGAACGCGGTCGCGCCGGGTCACGTCGAGACGGACATGACGAGCGATCGGACGCCCGAGGAGAAGGACGAAGAACTGGCCCGAATCCCGGTCGATCGGTACGGACAGCCGGCGGACATCGCCGACGCGGTTGCGTACCTCCGCGACGCGACGTTCGTCACGGGAGAGACGCTGAACGTGAACGGCGGCGAACTGATGCAGTAG
- a CDS encoding pyridoxal phosphate-dependent aminotransferase yields the protein MPTPTERVRRAERSSIRVMFDLAERHDGDLVRLEVGEPDFDTPEHVVDAAARAAREGETHYTSNAGLPACRRAISDTLADSFGVSHDPDEIVVTTGGMEALHLAVLATVAPGEELLVPGPTWPNYETQALLANGSFREVPMPAESGFALEADRVIEAMGDDTAAVVLATPSNPTGRVFDPDECRAVVEAAADHDAYVIADEVYLGLTYDGEPEGIASYTGNPDHVLTVGSCSKAYAMTGWRLGWLAGDDHLVDEVVKVHESTTACASSVAQHAAIAALTGPQEPFEEMYREFRRRRDLVVDRVAEIEGVSCPRPEGAFYAFLDPGIDDDSLPLAKHLLREHGVVLAPGDGFGDTAPGRLRLSFANSVERLREGFDRLEAGLETYQ from the coding sequence ATGCCTACACCGACGGAGCGCGTTCGCCGGGCCGAACGCTCGAGCATCCGCGTCATGTTCGATCTCGCGGAACGCCACGACGGGGACCTCGTCCGACTCGAGGTCGGCGAACCCGACTTCGACACGCCGGAACACGTCGTCGACGCGGCCGCACGCGCCGCCCGCGAGGGGGAGACCCACTACACCTCGAACGCCGGACTCCCGGCGTGTCGGCGCGCGATCAGCGACACCTTGGCCGACAGCTTCGGCGTCAGCCACGACCCCGATGAGATCGTCGTCACCACCGGCGGAATGGAGGCGCTCCACCTGGCGGTCCTGGCGACGGTCGCCCCGGGCGAGGAACTGCTCGTCCCGGGGCCGACGTGGCCGAACTACGAGACGCAGGCGCTGCTCGCGAACGGCTCGTTTCGCGAGGTGCCGATGCCGGCCGAGTCGGGGTTCGCCCTCGAGGCCGATCGCGTGATCGAGGCGATGGGCGACGACACCGCGGCGGTCGTGCTCGCGACGCCGTCGAACCCGACCGGTCGCGTGTTCGATCCCGACGAGTGCCGCGCGGTCGTCGAGGCCGCCGCCGATCACGACGCCTACGTGATCGCCGACGAGGTGTACCTCGGACTCACCTACGACGGCGAACCCGAGGGAATCGCGTCGTACACCGGCAATCCCGACCACGTGTTGACCGTCGGCTCCTGCTCGAAGGCGTACGCGATGACCGGCTGGCGCCTGGGCTGGCTCGCCGGCGATGACCACCTCGTCGACGAGGTGGTGAAGGTCCACGAGTCGACGACCGCCTGCGCCTCGAGCGTGGCCCAGCACGCCGCGATCGCCGCCCTCACGGGACCGCAGGAGCCGTTCGAGGAGATGTACCGGGAGTTTCGACGCCGTCGAGACCTCGTCGTCGACCGCGTCGCGGAGATCGAGGGGGTATCCTGCCCGCGACCGGAGGGCGCGTTTTACGCGTTTCTCGACCCCGGGATCGACGACGACAGCCTCCCGTTGGCGAAACACCTGCTGCGGGAACACGGCGTCGTGCTCGCCCCCGGAGACGGGTTCGGCGATACGGCCCCGGGACGACTCCGACTGTCGTTCGCGAACTCCGTCGAACGCCTCCGCGAGGGGTTCGACCGGCTCGAGGCCGGGCTGGAAACGTACCAGTAG
- a CDS encoding SPW repeat domain-containing protein codes for MSNTPTDTEPSGGTEADRDTLNTDTMQWVSAIVALAGLGLVAYPFMFEATEAAIWNDTMIGTAVFLLAGYNFYRLTKDRLASVAVASLATLLGLWALVSPAVIEMGSSELAMTTAGGGLIITALSAYSAYANSRADAPGPAPARA; via the coding sequence ATGAGCAATACACCAACTGACACCGAACCGTCCGGCGGTACCGAAGCTGACCGTGATACCCTCAACACGGACACGATGCAGTGGGTAAGCGCGATCGTCGCCCTGGCCGGACTGGGACTCGTAGCCTACCCGTTCATGTTCGAGGCCACGGAGGCGGCGATCTGGAACGACACCATGATCGGGACGGCGGTCTTCCTGCTCGCCGGATACAACTTCTACCGGTTAACGAAGGATCGACTGGCGAGCGTCGCCGTCGCGTCGTTGGCCACGCTGCTCGGGCTGTGGGCGCTCGTCTCCCCGGCAGTAATCGAGATGGGGAGCAGCGAACTCGCAATGACCACCGCCGGCGGCGGCCTGATCATAACTGCACTCTCGGCGTACAGCGCTTACGCGAACAGCAGGGCCGATGCTCCCGGGCCCGCCCCCGCTCGGGCGTAA
- a CDS encoding PAS domain S-box protein — protein MSERADATDQDFWADADGGRAPQRYRTLVNAIDDGIYQLDADGCVLAVNDPIVEMTGYAREELLSESVAPLLEDDDVDRIEREIRDRLASDEYRSDPLEFAVRTADGETTPCELNLSLLVEEETFQGTVGIVRDVSDRKRTERELREREAQLERERNLTDRIVEASPVGIGVFDRDGEITRINERGRELLDIDDVGTYNPPERPTYDEDGARIPFDEHPPARALETGEPVEDRVLRVERPDGNHRWLSVNATPVLTDEETIDRIVTTGRDVTALKERERRLERRADEMSTELDEIYGRITDGVIALNEAWEFTHANERAERILGVDRKALLGSNIWERFPEVVGTAFEERYREAMETQKPCSFEEYHQPDEAWYEEHVYPSETGLSVYFRDVIERKERERDLELVRRLLDHSTDSVFVIDSETGDFVDANDTACRRRGYSRAELLELSVPDIEANLSDGEAWRSFVEGLKAAGQTTFDGTHRRKDGSTYPVEVNASYVALDREYVFAIARDVTERREFEAMLTGLHDSSRRFLTTETKADISDTVVDTASDVLELPYVTCYHYDADRDVLTPDAHSRNADVPARQFSELRATGDSRAAEVFEEGELYQYDAETEPPRVWVDASEIEMRSGLFVPIGEHGVVVAGARTVGGIDDKRRQLVEILATNAQSAYDRVEREQYVRDAKTQLEAATEAGAVGTWEWHVPEDRFVTGRSFAETFGVDPDAEREGVSLEQFFSAVHEGDRERVRRQIEDAVESCGEYEAEYRVRNDDGELRWVVARGHVECDEDGDPTTFPGSLVDITERKRTEKELEEHRRQLETLFEVLPVGIVVAEKDGKLVDANKTVKELWGGDVFDAECIADYDRYRGWWADTGELVEPEEWTLARVLEGEEITEPDVCEIETTDGERRITMLHGMPIRDASGEITRGVVTQTDITERRRYRRQLEESNERLEQFAYAASHDLREPLRMVSSYLQLIENRYADELDEEGREFLEFAVDGADRMNAMIDGLLEYSRVETRGDPFEPTELDEVLAEATQDLQLKIDESDAEITAEALPRVEGDPSQLRQLVQNLLDNALEYSGDDPPRVHVSAERDGPAWIVSVRDEGIGIDPDDRGRIFEVFQRLHSHEEYDGTGIGLALCKRIVERHDGEIWVDSEPGDGTTFSFRLPAE, from the coding sequence ATGAGTGAACGAGCGGACGCCACCGATCAGGACTTCTGGGCAGACGCGGATGGTGGCCGGGCGCCTCAGCGCTATCGAACGCTCGTCAACGCGATCGACGACGGCATTTACCAGCTCGACGCCGACGGGTGCGTTCTCGCCGTCAACGACCCCATCGTCGAGATGACCGGGTACGCGCGCGAGGAGCTTCTCAGCGAATCGGTCGCGCCGCTTCTCGAGGACGACGACGTCGACCGGATCGAACGGGAGATCCGCGACCGCCTCGCGAGCGACGAGTACCGGAGCGATCCGCTCGAGTTCGCGGTACGGACGGCGGACGGCGAGACGACCCCCTGCGAACTGAATCTGAGCCTCCTCGTCGAAGAGGAAACGTTCCAGGGGACCGTCGGCATCGTTCGCGACGTCAGCGATCGGAAGCGGACGGAACGCGAGCTCCGCGAGCGCGAAGCCCAGCTCGAGCGCGAGCGGAACCTGACCGACCGAATCGTCGAGGCCAGTCCCGTCGGCATCGGAGTTTTCGACCGCGACGGGGAGATCACGCGGATCAACGAACGCGGACGGGAGCTTCTCGACATCGACGACGTGGGGACCTACAACCCGCCGGAGCGGCCGACGTACGACGAGGACGGCGCGCGGATTCCGTTCGACGAGCACCCGCCCGCCCGAGCGCTGGAGACGGGAGAGCCGGTCGAAGACCGGGTGTTGCGTGTCGAACGACCGGATGGCAACCACCGCTGGCTGTCGGTTAACGCGACGCCGGTGCTGACCGACGAGGAAACGATCGATCGCATCGTGACGACCGGACGGGACGTCACGGCTCTCAAAGAGCGCGAACGTCGGCTCGAACGGCGTGCGGACGAGATGTCCACGGAACTGGACGAAATCTACGGACGGATCACCGACGGGGTGATCGCCCTGAACGAGGCGTGGGAGTTCACCCACGCCAACGAGCGCGCCGAGCGAATTCTCGGCGTCGACCGGAAAGCGCTGCTGGGATCGAACATCTGGGAACGCTTCCCCGAAGTCGTCGGAACCGCGTTCGAGGAGCGCTACCGAGAGGCGATGGAAACGCAGAAGCCGTGCTCGTTCGAGGAGTATCATCAGCCGGACGAGGCCTGGTACGAGGAGCACGTTTACCCCTCGGAGACCGGCCTGTCGGTCTACTTTCGGGACGTCATCGAGCGCAAGGAGCGCGAGCGGGACCTCGAGTTAGTCCGACGGCTGCTCGATCACTCCACCGACAGCGTATTCGTAATCGACTCGGAAACGGGGGACTTCGTAGACGCCAACGATACCGCCTGTCGCCGGCGTGGCTACTCCCGGGCGGAGCTTCTGGAGCTATCGGTCCCCGATATCGAAGCGAACCTCTCCGACGGCGAAGCGTGGCGGTCCTTCGTCGAAGGGCTGAAAGCCGCGGGACAGACCACGTTCGACGGCACTCACAGACGGAAGGACGGTTCCACGTACCCCGTGGAAGTCAACGCCTCTTACGTCGCCCTGGACCGGGAGTACGTGTTCGCTATCGCCCGCGACGTTACCGAACGCAGGGAGTTCGAGGCGATGCTCACGGGACTGCACGACTCGTCTCGGCGGTTTTTGACCACCGAAACGAAGGCCGACATCAGCGATACCGTCGTCGACACGGCGTCGGACGTGCTCGAGCTTCCCTACGTCACGTGCTATCACTACGATGCCGACCGGGACGTGTTGACTCCGGACGCTCACTCGCGGAACGCGGACGTTCCCGCCCGGCAGTTCTCCGAACTGCGAGCGACCGGGGATAGTCGCGCCGCGGAGGTCTTCGAGGAGGGCGAACTCTACCAGTACGACGCGGAAACCGAGCCGCCTCGAGTTTGGGTAGACGCGAGCGAGATCGAGATGCGAAGCGGGCTGTTCGTGCCGATAGGCGAACACGGCGTCGTCGTCGCCGGCGCGCGTACGGTCGGCGGGATCGACGACAAACGGCGACAGCTCGTCGAGATCCTGGCTACGAACGCGCAATCGGCGTACGACCGCGTCGAGCGCGAGCAGTACGTTCGCGACGCCAAGACGCAACTCGAGGCCGCGACCGAAGCCGGCGCCGTCGGCACCTGGGAGTGGCACGTCCCCGAGGATCGGTTCGTCACGGGCCGATCGTTCGCCGAGACGTTCGGGGTCGACCCCGACGCCGAGAGGGAGGGCGTCTCGCTCGAGCAGTTCTTCTCGGCCGTCCACGAGGGCGACCGCGAGCGGGTCAGACGACAGATCGAAGACGCGGTCGAGTCCTGCGGCGAGTACGAGGCGGAGTACCGCGTCCGAAACGACGACGGCGAGCTTCGCTGGGTCGTGGCTCGCGGCCACGTCGAGTGCGACGAGGACGGCGACCCGACGACGTTCCCCGGCTCGCTCGTCGACATCACGGAGCGCAAACGGACGGAAAAGGAACTCGAGGAGCACAGGCGCCAGCTCGAGACGCTGTTCGAGGTCCTGCCCGTGGGCATCGTCGTCGCGGAGAAGGACGGAAAACTCGTCGACGCCAACAAGACGGTCAAGGAGCTCTGGGGCGGCGACGTCTTCGACGCGGAGTGCATCGCCGACTACGACCGCTATCGGGGCTGGTGGGCGGACACGGGCGAGTTGGTCGAACCCGAGGAGTGGACCCTGGCTCGCGTCCTCGAGGGCGAAGAAATCACCGAGCCCGACGTCTGCGAGATCGAGACCACCGACGGGGAGCGTCGGATCACCATGTTACACGGGATGCCGATCCGAGACGCGAGCGGCGAGATCACCCGCGGGGTCGTCACGCAGACCGACATCACCGAGCGCCGGCGGTACCGGCGGCAACTCGAGGAGTCGAACGAACGGCTCGAACAGTTCGCGTACGCCGCCTCCCACGACCTCCGGGAGCCGCTGCGGATGGTCTCGAGCTACCTCCAGCTGATCGAAAACCGGTACGCCGACGAACTCGACGAGGAGGGCCGGGAATTCCTCGAGTTCGCCGTCGACGGCGCCGACCGGATGAACGCGATGATCGACGGGCTGCTCGAGTACTCGCGCGTCGAAACGCGGGGGGATCCGTTCGAGCCTACCGAACTGGACGAAGTGCTCGCGGAGGCGACGCAGGATCTGCAGCTAAAGATCGACGAGTCCGACGCCGAGATCACCGCCGAGGCGCTTCCCCGCGTCGAAGGCGACCCCAGCCAGTTACGGCAACTGGTCCAGAATCTGCTCGACAACGCGCTCGAGTACAGCGGCGATGACCCCCCGCGGGTACACGTCTCGGCGGAGCGCGACGGGCCGGCGTGGATCGTCTCGGTTCGCGACGAGGGGATCGGCATCGATCCGGACGACCGGGGGCGGATCTTCGAGGTGTTCCAGCGGCTTCACAGCCACGAGGAGTACGACGGGACCGGCATCGGCCTCGCGCTCTGCAAGCGGATCGTCGAGCGCCACGACGGCGAGATCTGGGTCGACTCCGAACCCGGCGACGGGACGACGTTCTCGTTCCGTCTGCCGGCCGAGTAG